A genomic stretch from Mesomycoplasma neurolyticum includes:
- a CDS encoding HNH endonuclease signature motif containing protein, producing the protein MEILISKKFISNLLTLRKRDWKEDLNNNDIFDKIKKTLIFDEKIKFFEKVTFKIINNSFQGVYLPKKKEIICFTQMLNFLGKTRSRNTFISQNSYTAYKFSNQKNVKLSISINPFDLEEHRSYVNINSIKKDLMNLHFLSIKINKSIIFDASKLINCYSSIETYVHFRNEIKNKNSKNNSTYTKIFNSEKEIVVYGRLDGANFSDFIFTLLIIKKLNFKKYKLFFSEIFGYKKNKTINSKYKEIQELGYEILDFSSTTNSLNKIDINYIDELKRNQKLFTKQIIENYSKFLNVNKCFACDYNISTNLIASHIHRYSDIKNDYKNKKIDFIGAQKLISSGNNGFFLCPNHDKEFEKGFIFFNYNKKIFEANPKMLNEELFLNVKNKIQSQNFQKISFNLEFKKNLENHIKRISI; encoded by the coding sequence ATGGAAATTTTAATTTCAAAAAAATTTATTTCAAATTTATTAACATTAAGAAAAAGAGATTGAAAAGAAGACTTAAACAATAATGATATTTTTGACAAAATAAAAAAAACATTGATTTTTGATGAAAAAATAAAATTTTTTGAAAAAGTTACTTTTAAGATAATAAATAATTCTTTTCAAGGTGTTTATTTACCTAAAAAAAAAGAAATTATTTGTTTTACACAAATGCTAAATTTTTTAGGAAAAACAAGGTCTAGAAACACATTCATTAGTCAAAATTCTTATACAGCGTATAAATTTTCAAATCAAAAAAATGTAAAATTATCTATTTCTATTAATCCATTTGATTTAGAGGAACATCGTTCATATGTCAATATTAATTCAATAAAAAAAGATTTAATGAATTTACATTTTTTGTCTATTAAAATAAATAAAAGTATAATTTTTGATGCTTCAAAATTAATAAATTGTTATTCATCAATTGAAACTTATGTACATTTTAGAAATGAAATTAAAAACAAAAACAGTAAAAACAATTCTACATATACAAAAATTTTTAATAGCGAAAAAGAAATAGTTGTTTATGGAAGGTTGGATGGAGCCAATTTTTCTGATTTTATTTTTACATTACTAATAATAAAAAAATTAAATTTTAAAAAATATAAACTGTTTTTTTCTGAAATATTTGGGTATAAAAAAAATAAAACAATCAATTCTAAATATAAAGAAATACAAGAATTAGGATATGAAATTTTAGATTTTAGCAGCACAACTAATAGTTTAAATAAAATTGATATTAATTATATTGATGAATTAAAAAGAAATCAAAAATTATTTACAAAACAAATAATAGAAAACTATTCTAAATTTTTAAATGTAAATAAATGTTTTGCATGTGATTATAATATTTCCACAAATTTAATCGCTTCTCATATCCATAGATACTCAGATATAAAAAATGATTATAAAAACAAAAAAATAGATTTTATAGGTGCTCAAAAATTAATTTCATCAGGCAATAATGGTTTTTTTCTTTGCCCAAATCATGATAAAGAATTCGAAAAAGGGTTTATTTTTTTCAACTATAATAAAAAAATATTTGAAGCTAACCCTAAAATGCTTAATGAAGAATTATTTTTAAATGTTAAAAATAAAATTCAAAGTCAAAATTTTCAAAAAATTTCTTTTAATTTAGAATTTAAAAAGAATTTAGAAAATCACATTAAAAGAATTTCTATCTAA
- a CDS encoding M17 family metallopeptidase, translating into MIKFSNKFTKQNITLVAQFKNSNISKEIIQKTFAITEFLNEHKAVIYLGKEKDYNLELLDDLVNKLNSLDRNYDLDLNSFINEKISAELFVKKLYESNLFKNANIFSLKTSKEEEKKTLTIVYDKKDKLKALINESNILMDSVNFARNLQATPPNICNSEWLAETIKEKVNENKEIKVKILNKKEIQDLKMNLLLSVNKGSMFEPRVVVLEYNGNPKSNQKTVLVGKGITFDSGGYNIKTGKHMNGMKYDMSGAAVAASTIKAIADLKIKANFSAVLAITDNRVNGDANLPDAVWKSMNGKTVEINNTDAEGRLVLADGMTYAIQKLNATNIITIATLTGAILVSLGHTFTGAFSTSNELWNKLEESSKIQNELVWRMPLHKDFAKNIRKSAVADLKNTDLSGLGGSISAAMFLKEFSEKTNFMHLDIAGTADIGENPMAPMVKTLVELSKK; encoded by the coding sequence ATGATTAAATTTAGTAATAAATTTACAAAACAAAATATAACACTTGTAGCCCAATTTAAAAATTCTAATATTTCAAAAGAAATTATTCAGAAAACATTTGCTATTACAGAATTTTTAAATGAACATAAGGCTGTTATTTATTTAGGAAAAGAAAAAGATTATAATTTAGAATTATTAGATGATTTAGTTAATAAATTAAATTCATTAGACAGAAACTATGATTTAGATTTAAATTCATTTATTAATGAAAAAATAAGCGCTGAATTATTTGTAAAAAAATTATATGAAAGTAATTTATTTAAGAATGCTAATATTTTTAGCCTAAAAACTTCAAAAGAAGAAGAAAAGAAAACTCTTACTATTGTTTATGATAAAAAAGATAAATTAAAAGCATTAATTAATGAATCAAATATTTTAATGGATTCTGTAAATTTTGCTAGAAATTTACAAGCTACTCCACCAAATATTTGTAACTCTGAATGATTGGCAGAAACTATTAAAGAAAAAGTTAATGAAAATAAAGAAATTAAAGTAAAAATTTTGAATAAAAAAGAAATTCAAGATTTAAAAATGAATTTACTTTTATCAGTAAACAAAGGTTCTATGTTTGAACCTAGAGTTGTGGTATTAGAATACAATGGAAACCCAAAATCCAATCAAAAAACAGTTTTAGTTGGTAAAGGGATAACTTTCGATTCTGGTGGTTATAATATTAAGACTGGTAAACATATGAATGGAATGAAATACGATATGTCAGGTGCAGCAGTTGCAGCTTCTACAATTAAAGCAATTGCTGATTTAAAAATCAAAGCTAACTTTTCAGCTGTTTTAGCTATTACAGATAATAGAGTAAATGGTGATGCAAACTTACCTGATGCTGTATGAAAATCAATGAATGGTAAAACAGTTGAAATTAACAACACAGATGCTGAAGGTAGATTGGTTTTAGCAGATGGTATGACATATGCTATTCAAAAATTAAATGCAACTAACATTATAACAATCGCTACATTAACTGGTGCTATTTTAGTATCATTAGGTCATACATTTACAGGTGCATTTTCAACCTCTAATGAATTATGAAATAAATTAGAAGAATCTTCCAAAATTCAAAATGAATTAGTATGAAGAATGCCACTACACAAAGATTTTGCTAAAAACATTAGAAAATCTGCAGTAGCTGATTTAAAAAATACTGATCTATCAGGTTTAGGTGGTTCAATTTCTGCGGCTATGTTTTTAAAAGAATTTTCTGAAAAAACTAATTTTATGCATTTAGATATAGCTGGAACTGCTGATATTGGAGAAAATCCAATGGCTCCAATGGTTAAAACTTTAGTTGAATTATCTAAAAAATAA
- the trmB gene encoding tRNA (guanosine(46)-N7)-methyltransferase TrmB translates to MRLKNNPLAMKNLENSGFLINDFPYSINTNTILELGMGKGEMITELAFQNPNVNYVGIEKYATAAEKAAKKAKKLNLQNFKIIVCDIKDLLNLLNGQVNLIWLTFSDPWPKKKHFKRRLTYKTFLEIYKKLLTTNGVVKFKTDNDKLFEFTIESLKEFGAKITKKTLDLHKSEWANTNVMTGYEKKWSEKNKNINFLEFKF, encoded by the coding sequence ATGAGATTAAAAAATAATCCGCTTGCAATGAAAAATTTAGAAAATAGTGGTTTTTTAATTAATGATTTTCCATATTCAATTAACACTAATACTATTTTAGAGTTGGGCATGGGCAAAGGAGAAATGATAACAGAATTAGCATTCCAAAACCCTAATGTTAATTATGTAGGTATTGAAAAATACGCAACAGCTGCTGAAAAAGCGGCTAAAAAAGCAAAAAAATTAAATTTACAAAATTTTAAAATTATTGTGTGTGATATAAAAGATCTTTTAAATTTGTTAAATGGGCAAGTAAATTTAATTTGGCTTACTTTTTCTGATCCATGACCAAAGAAAAAACATTTCAAAAGAAGATTAACATATAAGACTTTTTTAGAAATTTATAAAAAACTTTTAACAACTAATGGAGTAGTTAAATTCAAAACAGATAATGATAAACTTTTTGAATTCACTATAGAATCATTAAAAGAATTTGGAGCTAAAATCACTAAGAAAACATTAGATTTACACAAAAGCGAATGAGCTAACACTAATGTTATGACAGGATATGAAAAAAAATGATCAGAAAAAAATAAAAATATTAATTTTTTGGAATTTAAATTTTAA